A genome region from Bradyrhizobium commune includes the following:
- a CDS encoding HlyD family secretion protein gives MADQVLKFQPEQKIDSGKPTKKAGTDPRRRFVAGLRRYRRFLLMVVLPIVVAVVGLTFYLNGGRYVGTDDAYVGAQKVLVTPDISGKIEKVVVKEGQFVKQGDELFEIDPVPFRLAVDEAKAQVMQAQSTYDNLRANIKIYGDMLNLAQQGVDLKQRDVERKQALVKNSYGSQLDLDNASNALVTSGSIAQYVKQQISTAKTQLLGDTDLPLDKFPPYAQAKSKLDNAERNLDHAVVRAPMSGVATQVEQIQLGRYVAAGTAVFSIIDVAHPWVDANPKESDLTYVTEGQPVTLEVDAFPNHIFKGKIGSLSPGTGAQFAILPPQNATGNFVKVVQRVPIRIYFDETDKYVKKLKAGMSVYATIDTGHQRSLAGLLGLSATASQDKD, from the coding sequence ATGGCTGATCAGGTTCTCAAGTTCCAGCCCGAACAGAAGATCGACAGCGGCAAGCCGACCAAGAAGGCCGGCACCGACCCGCGCCGGCGCTTCGTTGCCGGCTTGCGCCGCTATCGCCGCTTCCTGCTGATGGTCGTGCTGCCAATCGTCGTCGCCGTGGTCGGGCTCACCTTCTATCTCAATGGCGGCCGCTATGTCGGCACCGACGACGCCTATGTCGGCGCCCAGAAAGTGCTGGTGACGCCCGACATCTCCGGCAAGATCGAGAAGGTCGTCGTCAAGGAGGGCCAGTTCGTCAAGCAGGGTGACGAGCTATTCGAGATCGACCCCGTGCCGTTCCGCCTCGCGGTCGACGAGGCCAAGGCGCAGGTCATGCAGGCGCAGTCCACCTATGACAATCTCCGCGCCAACATCAAGATCTACGGCGACATGCTCAACCTCGCCCAGCAGGGCGTCGACCTGAAGCAGCGTGACGTCGAGCGCAAGCAGGCGCTGGTGAAGAACAGCTACGGCTCGCAGCTCGATCTCGACAACGCCTCGAACGCGCTCGTCACCTCCGGCTCGATCGCGCAATACGTCAAGCAGCAGATCTCGACCGCCAAGACGCAGCTGCTCGGCGACACCGATCTGCCGCTCGATAAGTTCCCACCCTACGCCCAGGCCAAGTCCAAGCTCGACAATGCCGAGCGCAACCTCGATCACGCCGTGGTGCGCGCCCCGATGAGCGGCGTCGCGACCCAGGTCGAGCAGATCCAGCTCGGCCGCTACGTCGCCGCGGGCACGGCGGTGTTCTCCATCATCGACGTCGCCCATCCCTGGGTCGATGCCAACCCGAAGGAGAGCGACCTCACCTATGTCACCGAGGGCCAGCCGGTCACGCTCGAGGTCGACGCGTTCCCGAACCATATCTTCAAGGGCAAGATCGGTTCGCTCTCGCCCGGCACCGGCGCGCAATTCGCGATCCTGCCGCCGCAGAACGCCACCGGCAATTTCGTCAAGGTGGTGCAGCGCGTGCCGATCCGGATCTATTTCGACGAGACCGACAAATACGTGAAGAAGCTGAAGGCCGGCATGAGCGTCTATGCCACCATCGACACCGGCCATCAGCGTTCGCTCGCCGGCCTGCTCGGCCTGTCGGCGACCGCGAGCCAAGATAAAGACTGA
- a CDS encoding MDR family MFS transporter, translated as MSGPNAHLMVPGLRRNMVTICAMTATIMQALDTTIANVALPYMQGTLSASQDQINWVLTSYIVAAAIMTAPVGWIANRFGRKRIFIICSAGFTIASVLCGLAQDINQMVLFRLLQGVFGAALVPLSQAVMLDYYTLQERATAMSIWGMGVMMGPIMGPSLGAWLTETYSWHWVFFVNLPFGAITVLGLAIFMDETDKNLSLKFDWFGFAALAVGIGALQLALDRGEQLDWFESAEIVTEFVISGIAFYYFFAHSFTTSRPFIQFALFRDRNFVTGCVFMTVMGLVLYSTMALASPYLQNVIGYPIMTAGGLLASRGFGTFFAMMMVGRIMRYIEARTLIICGLTLTAASLFQMTGWTDQTQAPEIVIVSVIQGFGFGLVFVPLSTVAFLTLPNNLRTDGTSMLTLLRNVASSAGISIVIAQLTQGTRKTYAILSEYINPFNHALQMPDVRGMINLSTDAGRAMADRMVGVQAQIIAFAHDYMLVMIFIVCTIPLALMIGSTKAALRKQAAGPEHAVME; from the coding sequence ATGTCGGGCCCCAATGCCCACCTGATGGTCCCCGGCCTGCGCCGGAACATGGTGACGATCTGCGCCATGACCGCGACCATCATGCAGGCGCTGGACACCACCATCGCCAACGTCGCGCTGCCCTACATGCAGGGCACGCTGTCGGCGTCGCAGGACCAGATCAACTGGGTCTTGACCTCTTACATCGTCGCCGCCGCGATCATGACGGCGCCCGTGGGCTGGATCGCCAACCGTTTTGGTCGCAAGCGCATCTTCATCATCTGCTCGGCCGGCTTCACCATCGCCTCCGTGCTGTGCGGCCTCGCGCAGGACATCAACCAGATGGTGCTGTTCCGCCTGCTGCAAGGCGTGTTCGGCGCTGCGCTGGTGCCGCTCTCGCAAGCCGTCATGCTCGACTATTACACGCTCCAGGAACGCGCCACCGCGATGTCGATCTGGGGCATGGGCGTGATGATGGGCCCGATCATGGGTCCGTCGCTGGGCGCCTGGCTGACCGAGACCTATTCCTGGCACTGGGTGTTCTTCGTCAACCTGCCATTCGGCGCCATCACCGTGCTCGGGCTCGCCATCTTCATGGACGAGACGGACAAGAATCTCAGCCTGAAATTCGACTGGTTCGGCTTTGCCGCGCTCGCGGTCGGGATCGGCGCGCTCCAGCTGGCGCTCGACCGCGGCGAGCAGCTTGACTGGTTCGAATCGGCCGAGATCGTGACCGAATTCGTCATCTCCGGCATCGCGTTCTATTATTTCTTCGCCCACTCCTTCACGACATCGCGGCCGTTCATCCAGTTCGCGTTGTTTCGGGATCGCAACTTCGTCACCGGCTGCGTCTTCATGACGGTGATGGGCCTCGTGCTGTACTCGACCATGGCGCTGGCCTCGCCCTACCTGCAAAACGTGATCGGCTACCCCATCATGACCGCCGGCGGTCTCTTGGCGAGCCGCGGCTTCGGCACTTTCTTCGCCATGATGATGGTCGGCCGCATCATGCGCTACATCGAAGCGCGCACGCTGATCATCTGCGGCCTGACGCTGACCGCGGCCTCGCTTTTCCAGATGACCGGCTGGACCGACCAGACCCAGGCGCCGGAGATCGTCATCGTCAGCGTAATCCAGGGCTTTGGCTTCGGCCTCGTCTTCGTGCCGCTGTCGACGGTCGCATTCCTGACGCTGCCGAATAATCTGCGCACCGACGGCACCTCGATGCTGACGCTCCTGCGCAACGTCGCAAGCTCGGCCGGCATCTCCATCGTGATCGCGCAGCTGACGCAGGGCACGCGCAAGACCTACGCAATCCTGTCCGAATACATCAACCCGTTCAACCACGCGCTCCAGATGCCGGACGTGCGCGGAATGATCAACCTGTCCACCGACGCCGGCCGCGCCATGGCCGACCGGATGGTCGGCGTGCAGGCGCAGATCATCGCGTTCGCGCACGACTACATGTTGGTAATGATCTTCATCGTCTGCACCATCCCGCTGGCGCTGATGATCGGCTCGACCAAAGCCGCGCTGCGCAAGCAGGCTGCGGGGCCGGAACACGCGGTGATGGAGTAG
- a CDS encoding phosphotransferase: MTPPQLPAVTEPARLTAALRKAGALDAGAVREVKVLHERDTVVSHITRLGLRYVGESTGAPQSLILKTPHADFAKTLANGGRHEVTYYTKLAPKMPPQLVPRCFDGHFDEGNLTWHLLLEDLTDSHEIATQWPLPPSREQMIAIVTTLARWHAAWWDHPDLGDTVGTWASTEDSAQRMETFAGHYDRFADLLGDRLSEERRILYRRLIDQSARLSERYHSRRHLSIAHGDAHTWNFLLPRAGVADTVRIFDFDLWGINVPTGDLAYMMAMHWYPERRQAFERLLLNLYHDTLIESGITDYTRGALDRDYRWSVLWHITKPVWQWSINIPPLIWWNNLERVMMAVEDLGCEELLG; this comes from the coding sequence ATGACACCTCCACAACTGCCTGCGGTCACTGAGCCCGCCCGATTGACGGCGGCGCTACGCAAGGCCGGCGCGCTGGACGCGGGCGCCGTTCGCGAGGTGAAGGTGCTGCATGAGCGTGACACCGTGGTGTCGCACATCACCCGGCTCGGCCTGCGCTATGTCGGCGAATCCACCGGCGCGCCGCAATCGCTGATCCTCAAGACACCGCACGCCGATTTTGCCAAGACGCTGGCCAATGGCGGCCGCCATGAGGTGACTTACTACACGAAACTGGCCCCAAAGATGCCGCCTCAGCTCGTGCCGCGGTGCTTCGACGGACATTTCGATGAGGGGAACCTCACCTGGCATTTGCTGCTCGAGGATCTCACCGACAGCCATGAGATCGCGACGCAATGGCCGCTGCCGCCGTCGCGTGAGCAAATGATCGCGATTGTCACGACGCTCGCGCGCTGGCACGCGGCCTGGTGGGACCATCCCGATCTTGGCGACACCGTCGGCACCTGGGCGAGCACCGAAGACAGCGCGCAACGCATGGAGACCTTCGCCGGCCATTACGATCGCTTCGCCGATCTGCTCGGCGACCGCCTCAGCGAGGAGCGCCGCATCCTCTATCGCCGCCTCATCGATCAGTCGGCCCGGCTGTCCGAGCGCTATCATTCGCGCCGTCATCTCAGCATCGCCCATGGCGATGCCCATACCTGGAACTTTCTGCTGCCGCGCGCCGGCGTCGCCGATACTGTGCGCATCTTCGATTTCGACCTGTGGGGCATCAATGTGCCGACCGGCGACCTCGCCTACATGATGGCGATGCATTGGTACCCGGAGAGGAGGCAGGCATTCGAACGCCTGCTGCTCAATCTCTACCATGACACGCTGATCGAAAGCGGCATCACCGACTATACCCGCGGTGCACTCGATCGGGATTATCGCTGGTCGGTGCTCTGGCACATCACCAAGCCGGTCTGGCAATGGAGCATCAACATCCCGCCGCTGATCTGGTGGAATAATCTGGAGCGCGTGATGATGGCGGTCGAGGATTTGGGCTGCGAGGAGTTGTTGGGGTGA
- the pcaG gene encoding protocatechuate 3,4-dioxygenase subunit alpha, with amino-acid sequence MQDAVKPNGITPSQTVGPFFKYGLTPTGDYAWNDAFTNSTLTPDLTGDRIRIEGRVFDGDGVVVPDAMLEIWQADAQGRFADPQDKRALPNASFRGFARCGTGKDGNYSFDTIKPGVVPDPDGKPQAPHIVLAVFARGMLRHLYTRIYFSDEAGNAADPVLALVPSDRRATLIAVREAGKPVYRLDLHLQGDSETVFFDV; translated from the coding sequence GTGCAGGACGCTGTGAAGCCCAACGGTATCACGCCATCGCAGACCGTCGGTCCGTTCTTCAAATACGGCCTGACGCCGACCGGCGACTACGCCTGGAACGACGCCTTCACCAACTCGACGCTGACGCCTGACCTCACCGGCGACCGCATCCGCATCGAGGGCCGCGTGTTCGACGGCGATGGCGTCGTCGTGCCTGACGCCATGCTGGAGATCTGGCAGGCGGACGCGCAGGGCCGCTTCGCCGATCCGCAGGACAAGCGCGCGCTGCCGAATGCGAGCTTCCGCGGCTTCGCCCGCTGCGGCACCGGCAAGGACGGCAACTACTCCTTCGATACCATCAAGCCGGGCGTCGTGCCCGATCCCGACGGCAAGCCGCAGGCGCCGCACATCGTTCTGGCGGTGTTCGCGCGTGGCATGCTGCGGCATCTCTATACCCGCATCTATTTCAGCGACGAGGCCGGCAATGCCGCGGATCCGGTGCTGGCGCTTGTGCCGTCCGACCGCCGCGCCACGCTGATCGCCGTGCGCGAGGCTGGCAAGCCGGTCTATCGGCTCGACCTGCATTTGCAGGGTGACAGCGAGACGGTGTTCTTCGACGTGTGA
- the pcaH gene encoding protocatechuate 3,4-dioxygenase subunit beta → MTFIYPVDSNKAHPLPLSPEYKSSIKRAPNKPLIPMRHTLSELTGPVYGHETVRDGDNDLTTQHTGEPLGERIIVHGHVRDEDGRGVPDTLVEIWQANACGRYVHVRDQHPAPLDPNFTGAGRTQSDASGYYRFVTIKPGAYPWGNHHNAWRPAHIHLSVFGHSFVTRLVTQMYFPGDPLFPFDPIFNSVPDETARMRMVSSFDLENTKPEWALCYRFDIVLRGKSATPMETK, encoded by the coding sequence ATGACGTTCATCTATCCCGTCGACAGCAACAAGGCGCATCCGCTGCCGCTGTCGCCCGAGTACAAGAGCTCGATCAAGCGCGCGCCGAACAAGCCCTTGATCCCGATGCGCCACACGCTCTCGGAATTGACCGGTCCGGTCTACGGCCACGAGACCGTGCGCGACGGCGACAATGACCTTACCACCCAGCACACAGGCGAGCCGCTCGGCGAGCGCATCATCGTGCACGGCCATGTCCGCGACGAGGATGGCCGCGGTGTGCCTGATACGCTGGTCGAGATCTGGCAGGCCAATGCCTGCGGCCGCTACGTCCATGTCCGCGACCAGCATCCGGCGCCGCTCGACCCGAACTTTACGGGCGCCGGCCGCACCCAAAGCGATGCCTCGGGCTATTATCGCTTCGTCACCATCAAGCCCGGCGCCTATCCCTGGGGCAATCACCACAATGCCTGGCGTCCGGCGCACATCCACCTCTCGGTGTTCGGCCATTCCTTCGTCACGCGCCTCGTGACGCAGATGTACTTCCCCGGCGATCCGCTGTTTCCGTTCGATCCGATCTTCAATTCGGTGCCGGACGAGACAGCGCGGATGCGGATGGTCTCGTCGTTCGACCTGGAGAATACCAAGCCCGAATGGGCGCTGTGCTACCGCTTCGACATCGTGCTGCGCGGCAAGAGCGCCACCCCCATGGAGACCAAGTAA
- a CDS encoding dioxygenase, protein MIIEREQDVTAAALAVMERTSDPRMRQIMVSLVKHLHGFVRDVRLTEKEFRDATAIIAELGKLSTDTHNEVVLMAGSLGVSPLVCLLNNGDQGNTETDQSLLGPFWRLNSPRVENGGSIVRSDTPGAPLFVSARVVDKDGSPVAGAEVDVWHASPVGLYENQDPDQADMNLRGKFTTDQDGRFSFRSVMMIGYPIPTNGVVGRLLEAQSRHPYRPAHLHALIFKPGFKVLISQVYDPADPHIDSDVQFGVTQALIGKFLRHDAPHPTAHGVAMPWYSLEHTYRLEAGEAVLPRPPIK, encoded by the coding sequence ATGATCATCGAGCGCGAGCAGGACGTCACGGCCGCCGCATTGGCGGTGATGGAGCGGACGTCCGATCCGCGGATGCGGCAGATCATGGTCTCACTGGTCAAGCATCTGCATGGCTTTGTCCGTGACGTGCGCCTGACCGAGAAGGAATTCCGCGACGCCACGGCGATCATTGCCGAGCTCGGCAAGCTTTCGACCGACACGCACAACGAAGTCGTGCTGATGGCGGGCTCGCTCGGCGTCTCGCCGCTGGTGTGCCTGCTCAACAATGGCGATCAGGGCAATACGGAAACCGATCAGTCGTTGCTCGGACCGTTCTGGCGCCTGAACTCGCCGCGGGTCGAGAATGGCGGCTCGATCGTCCGCTCCGATACGCCGGGAGCGCCGCTGTTCGTCAGCGCTCGCGTTGTGGACAAGGATGGCAGTCCCGTCGCCGGCGCGGAGGTCGATGTCTGGCACGCCTCGCCAGTTGGTTTGTACGAGAACCAGGATCCTGATCAGGCGGACATGAACCTGCGCGGCAAGTTCACGACCGACCAGGATGGACGTTTCTCGTTCCGCTCGGTGATGATGATCGGCTATCCGATTCCGACCAATGGTGTGGTCGGCCGCCTGCTCGAGGCGCAGAGCCGTCACCCGTATCGTCCGGCGCATCTGCACGCCCTGATCTTCAAGCCCGGGTTCAAGGTGCTGATCTCGCAGGTCTACGACCCCGCCGATCCGCATATCGACAGCGACGTGCAGTTCGGCGTGACGCAAGCACTGATCGGCAAGTTCCTGCGCCACGATGCACCGCATCCGACCGCGCACGGCGTCGCGATGCCCTGGTATTCGCTTGAGCACACCTACCGGCTCGAGGCCGGCGAAGCCGTGCTGCCGCGTCCACCGATCAAATAG
- the pcaF gene encoding 3-oxoadipyl-CoA thiolase produces MRDVFICDAVRTPIGRFGGSLAKVRADDLAAAPIKALMAKHPKLDWAQVDEVFFGCANQAGEDNRNVARMALLLAGLPDSVPGQTLNRLCASGLDAVGAAGRAIRSGEIELAIAGGVESMTRAPFVMGKAQEAFSRSAEIFDTTIGWRFINPLLKAQYGVDAMPETGENVAEEFQVSRADQDAFAIRSQQRAGAAIAAGYFAEEITPITIPGGKAGPVTIDKDEHPRPETTLEGLAKLKPIVRNPGTVTAGNASGVNDGAAAMILASEAAVKKHGLTPRARILGLASAGVPPRIMGIGPVPATRKLMERLGKKISDFDLIELNEAFASQGIACMRQLGVADDADFVNPHGGAIALGHPLGMSGARLALTAVHGMEKRGGKLALATMCVGVGQGVAVAIEKLN; encoded by the coding sequence ATGCGTGACGTCTTTATCTGCGATGCCGTGCGGACCCCGATCGGCCGTTTCGGCGGCTCGCTCGCCAAGGTGCGCGCCGACGACCTGGCGGCTGCTCCCATCAAGGCGCTGATGGCCAAGCATCCCAAGCTCGACTGGGCGCAGGTCGACGAAGTCTTCTTCGGCTGCGCCAACCAGGCCGGCGAGGACAACCGTAACGTCGCGCGCATGGCGCTGCTGCTGGCAGGCCTGCCGGATTCGGTTCCCGGCCAGACCCTGAACCGGCTTTGTGCCTCCGGTCTCGACGCGGTCGGCGCCGCAGGCCGCGCCATTCGTTCCGGCGAGATCGAGCTTGCAATCGCCGGTGGTGTCGAATCCATGACGCGGGCGCCTTTCGTGATGGGCAAGGCGCAGGAAGCCTTCTCGCGCTCGGCCGAGATTTTTGACACCACCATCGGCTGGCGTTTCATCAATCCGCTGTTGAAGGCGCAGTACGGCGTCGATGCGATGCCGGAGACCGGCGAGAATGTCGCCGAGGAATTCCAGGTCTCGCGTGCCGACCAGGACGCTTTCGCGATTCGCTCGCAGCAGCGCGCGGGTGCGGCGATCGCCGCCGGCTATTTTGCCGAAGAGATCACCCCGATCACCATTCCCGGCGGCAAGGCCGGTCCGGTCACGATCGACAAGGACGAGCATCCGCGCCCCGAGACCACGCTGGAAGGTCTGGCAAAACTAAAGCCGATCGTGCGCAATCCCGGCACCGTCACCGCCGGCAACGCGTCGGGCGTCAATGATGGCGCTGCTGCGATGATCCTCGCATCCGAAGCCGCGGTGAAGAAGCACGGCCTGACGCCGCGCGCGCGCATCCTCGGTCTCGCTTCGGCCGGCGTGCCGCCGCGCATCATGGGTATCGGCCCGGTGCCGGCGACCCGCAAGCTGATGGAACGGCTCGGCAAGAAGATCAGCGATTTCGACCTGATCGAGCTGAACGAAGCCTTCGCCTCCCAGGGCATCGCCTGCATGCGCCAGCTCGGCGTCGCCGATGATGCGGATTTCGTCAATCCGCATGGCGGCGCCATTGCGCTGGGCCATCCCCTCGGCATGAGCGGCGCGCGCCTCGCGCTGACCGCCGTGCACGGCATGGAAAAGCGTGGCGGCAAGCTCGCGCTGGCCACCATGTGCGTCGGCGTCGGCCAGGGCGTCGCCGTCGCGATCGAGAAGCTGAATTAA
- the mutS gene encoding DNA mismatch repair protein MutS, producing MTLQQPIPAPPPDEASAPQAEAAARVTPMMEQYLEIKAAHQGLLLFYRMGDFYELFFEDAEIASRTLGIVLTKRGKHQGADIPMCGVPVERSEDYLHRLISAGHRVAVCEQTEDPAAAKARGNKSVVRRGVVRLVTPGTLTEDTLLDARANNYLLAIARARSSAGGDRFGLAWIDISTAEFMVTECSGGELAATLARINPNEAIVTDALYNDSELGQTLRELPAVTPLTRDVFDGATAEKRLCDYFAVATMDGLAQLTRLEATAAAAAVTYVDRTQVGKHPPLSPPAREAAGATMAIDPATRANLELTRTLAGERRGSLLDAIDCTATSAGSRLLAQRLAAPLTDAPAIARRLDAVSTFVADSATREDIRSILRGAPDMSRALARLSVGRGGPRDLAGLRDGIMAADQALARLSELDQPPQEITAVMTALKRPSRELAAEFASALDEQLPLIKRDGGFVRQGYEPALDEARNLRDASRLVVASMQARYADVTSVKGLKIRHNNVLGYFVEVTAQHGDKLMSAPLNATFIHRQTLAGQVRFTTSELGEIEAKIANAGDRALGLELEIFERLCANALDISDDLRAAAQGFALLDVATSLAKLAVDENYVRPEVDGSLGFAIEAGRHPVVEQALKRNGEPFIANACDLSPAPAQKSGQLWLLTGPNMAGKSTFLRQNALIALLAQIGSFVPATRARIGIIDRLFSRVGAADDLARGRSTFMVEMVETAAILNQAGERALVILDEIGRGTATFDGLSIAWAAIEHLHESNRCRTLFATHYHELTALSAKLPRMFNATVRVKEWQGNVVFLHEVLPGSADRSYGIQVAKLAGLPPAVITRAKSVLSKLEAQDRGQTARVLVDDLPLFAVPSRAAAEAAPPTEAELLMDAVKALHPDEMSPREALDALYALKAKLPKP from the coding sequence ATGACACTGCAACAGCCGATACCAGCGCCGCCCCCCGACGAAGCGTCCGCCCCGCAGGCCGAGGCGGCGGCGCGCGTGACCCCGATGATGGAACAGTACCTTGAGATCAAGGCCGCGCATCAGGGCCTCTTGCTGTTCTACCGGATGGGCGACTTTTACGAGCTGTTCTTCGAGGACGCCGAGATCGCCTCGAGGACGCTCGGCATCGTCCTGACCAAGCGCGGCAAGCATCAGGGCGCGGACATCCCGATGTGCGGCGTGCCGGTCGAGCGCTCCGAGGACTATCTGCATCGGCTGATCTCGGCCGGCCACCGGGTCGCGGTGTGCGAGCAGACCGAGGACCCCGCGGCCGCAAAGGCGCGCGGCAACAAGAGCGTGGTGCGCCGTGGCGTGGTGCGGCTGGTCACGCCGGGCACACTGACCGAAGACACGCTGCTCGACGCGCGCGCCAATAATTACCTGCTGGCAATCGCACGCGCCCGTTCGTCGGCCGGCGGCGATCGTTTCGGGCTGGCCTGGATCGACATCTCGACCGCCGAATTCATGGTGACGGAGTGCAGCGGCGGCGAGCTTGCCGCGACGCTCGCCCGCATCAATCCGAACGAAGCCATCGTCACCGACGCGCTCTATAATGACAGCGAACTCGGACAGACCCTGCGCGAGCTGCCGGCCGTGACGCCGCTGACCCGCGACGTCTTCGACGGCGCCACCGCCGAGAAACGCCTGTGCGATTATTTCGCGGTCGCGACTATGGACGGCCTGGCTCAACTCACGCGGCTGGAAGCGACCGCTGCGGCGGCCGCCGTCACCTATGTCGACCGCACCCAGGTCGGCAAGCATCCGCCGCTGTCGCCGCCGGCGCGCGAGGCCGCCGGCGCGACCATGGCGATCGATCCGGCCACGCGCGCCAATCTCGAACTGACGCGGACGCTCGCGGGCGAGCGACGCGGCTCGCTGCTCGACGCGATCGATTGCACCGCAACCTCGGCGGGCTCGCGCCTGCTAGCGCAGCGGCTTGCCGCGCCGTTGACCGATGCACCGGCCATCGCGCGCCGGCTCGATGCCGTCAGCACCTTCGTCGCGGATTCGGCGACGCGCGAGGACATCCGCAGCATCTTGCGCGGGGCGCCCGACATGTCTCGCGCGCTCGCCCGTCTTTCAGTCGGCCGCGGCGGCCCGCGCGATCTCGCGGGCCTGCGCGACGGCATCATGGCAGCCGATCAGGCGTTGGCGCGGCTCTCCGAACTCGACCAGCCGCCACAGGAAATCACCGCCGTGATGACGGCGCTGAAACGGCCATCGCGCGAACTTGCGGCGGAATTTGCCAGCGCGCTCGACGAGCAGCTACCACTAATCAAGCGCGATGGCGGCTTCGTTCGTCAGGGCTACGAGCCCGCGCTCGACGAAGCCCGCAACCTGCGCGACGCCTCGCGCTTGGTGGTGGCCTCGATGCAGGCGCGCTACGCCGACGTGACCTCCGTCAAGGGCCTCAAGATCCGGCACAACAACGTGCTCGGCTATTTCGTCGAGGTCACCGCGCAACATGGCGACAAGCTGATGTCGGCGCCGCTGAACGCGACCTTCATCCATCGCCAGACGCTGGCGGGCCAGGTACGTTTTACCACATCCGAGCTGGGCGAGATCGAAGCCAAGATCGCCAATGCCGGCGACCGCGCGCTTGGGCTCGAGCTCGAGATCTTCGAGCGGCTCTGTGCCAATGCGCTCGACATCAGCGACGATCTGCGCGCCGCGGCGCAAGGCTTTGCGCTGCTCGACGTTGCGACGTCGCTCGCCAAGCTCGCTGTCGACGAGAATTATGTCCGGCCCGAAGTCGATGGCTCACTCGGCTTCGCGATCGAGGCCGGCCGTCATCCCGTGGTCGAGCAGGCGTTGAAGCGCAACGGCGAGCCCTTCATCGCGAACGCCTGCGACCTGTCGCCGGCGCCCGCACAAAAATCCGGCCAGCTCTGGCTGCTCACCGGCCCGAACATGGCCGGCAAGTCGACCTTCCTGCGCCAGAATGCATTGATTGCGCTGCTGGCGCAGATCGGCAGCTTCGTGCCGGCCACGCGCGCGCGGATCGGCATCATCGACCGCCTGTTTTCGCGCGTCGGCGCCGCCGACGATCTCGCGCGCGGCCGCTCAACCTTCATGGTGGAGATGGTCGAGACCGCCGCGATCCTCAACCAGGCCGGCGAGCGCGCGCTCGTGATCCTCGACGAGATCGGCCGCGGCACCGCGACCTTCGACGGCCTCTCCATCGCCTGGGCCGCGATCGAGCATCTGCACGAGAGCAACCGCTGCCGCACGCTGTTCGCCACGCATTATCACGAGCTCACCGCGCTCTCGGCCAAGCTGCCGCGGATGTTCAACGCGACCGTGCGGGTGAAGGAATGGCAGGGCAATGTCGTGTTCCTGCACGAAGTGCTGCCGGGCTCGGCCGACCGCTCCTACGGCATCCAGGTGGCGAAGCTCGCCGGCCTGCCGCCGGCCGTGATCACGCGCGCCAAATCAGTGCTCTCCAAGCTGGAGGCACAGGACCGCGGCCAGACTGCGCGAGTGCTGGTGGACGATCTTCCGCTGTTCGCTGTGCCCTCGCGCGCGGCGGCCGAAGCCGCGCCGCCGACCGAGGCCGAGCTGCTGATGGATGCGGTCAAGGCACTGCACCCCGACGAGATGTCGCCGCGCGAAGCGCTGGACGCGCTCTATGCATTGAAGGCCAAGCTGCCGAAGCCGTGA